In the genome of Tsukamurella tyrosinosolvens, one region contains:
- a CDS encoding thiolase family protein, producing MTDAVIVDIVRTPSGKGKPGGALHPVHPVDLFAGVISALIERNDLDPALVEDVIGGCVQQVGDQALNIARVAALTAGLPIEVPGTTIDRQCGSSQQAAHFAAQGVIAGAYDVVIAGGVESMSRVPMGTSPTGGAPFAPLAARFPSLPHQGIGAELLAARGKFDREALDAFAAESHRRAAATQAAGGFDREIVPVALPDGGVHAVDETVRGSTTAEGLGGLKPAFADPRFAERYPEIDWSITPGNSSPLTDGASAALIMSAEKAEALGLTPRARFHAFSVVGSDPEVMLSGPIPATHKVLARAGLRADDIDAFEVNEAFASVPMAWAAEFDVDPARLNPRGGAIALGHPLGASGTRLLATLVNHLEQTGGRYGLQTMCEGNGMANGTVIERL from the coding sequence ATGACCGACGCCGTCATCGTCGACATCGTCCGCACCCCGTCCGGCAAGGGCAAGCCCGGCGGCGCCCTGCACCCCGTGCACCCCGTCGATCTGTTCGCGGGCGTCATCTCCGCCCTCATCGAGCGCAACGACCTCGATCCCGCCCTCGTCGAGGATGTGATCGGCGGGTGCGTGCAGCAGGTGGGGGATCAGGCGCTCAACATCGCGCGGGTCGCCGCGCTCACCGCCGGGCTCCCGATCGAGGTGCCCGGCACCACGATCGACCGCCAGTGTGGATCCTCGCAGCAGGCAGCGCATTTCGCGGCGCAGGGCGTGATCGCCGGCGCGTACGACGTGGTGATCGCCGGCGGCGTCGAGTCCATGAGCCGCGTGCCCATGGGCACCAGCCCCACCGGGGGTGCGCCCTTCGCGCCGCTGGCCGCCCGCTTCCCGAGCCTGCCGCACCAGGGCATCGGCGCCGAGTTGCTCGCCGCGCGAGGCAAGTTCGACCGCGAGGCCCTCGACGCGTTCGCCGCCGAATCGCACCGTCGGGCCGCGGCGACACAGGCCGCCGGCGGCTTCGACCGGGAGATCGTGCCCGTCGCGCTGCCGGACGGTGGAGTGCATGCCGTCGACGAGACCGTGCGCGGCTCGACGACCGCGGAGGGGCTGGGCGGTCTCAAGCCCGCGTTCGCCGATCCCCGCTTCGCGGAGCGGTACCCCGAGATCGACTGGTCGATCACGCCGGGCAACTCGTCGCCGCTCACCGACGGTGCCTCCGCCGCGCTGATCATGAGCGCCGAGAAGGCCGAGGCCCTGGGCCTGACCCCGCGGGCGCGGTTCCACGCCTTCTCGGTGGTCGGCTCCGATCCCGAGGTGATGCTCAGCGGCCCGATCCCCGCGACGCACAAGGTGCTCGCCCGCGCCGGCCTGCGCGCCGACGACATCGACGCCTTCGAGGTCAACGAGGCCTTCGCCTCGGTGCCCATGGCCTGGGCCGCCGAGTTCGACGTCGACCCCGCCCGCCTGAACCCGCGCGGCGGCGCCATCGCGCTGGGCCACCCGCTCGGTGCGTCGGGCACCCGCCTGTTGGCGACGCTGGTCAACCACCTCGAGCAGACCGGCGGCCGCTACGGCCTGCAGACGATGTGCGAGGGCAACGGCATGGCGAACGGCACCGTCATCGAGCGTCTCTGA
- a CDS encoding tyrosine-type recombinase/integrase gives MARKRGEPTDYPGIEKVESPRFKRGFGYRARANARHTGAGQPEQTFATLDEAKKWKASLETKVAEGTFVGKSPLTVAEAIEQWLKGQRGERNTRAAREAALAPVVKQYGKLRAQAITKHHVEQLLDALVGGRIDGVQDRSARYTNVTRSKWSSCWEDLVAQGVLPRNVVALVKPLKETEPTDETTGSGDAIDESRRLTDEQITALVKAHAPYTTTSELSGHAVRSERSRLRRGVFVELALLGLRRAELAGLRWSAISGLHGKAATLSIVRTRVAASGLIEEKRKGKTGAARRTLLLPPSAAEALRRHQLVQIEDKKRSGARWRGDKDLAILTVDNGAAVSPRTLDDWWHAAMDAAGINGYRLHDMRHTCASRLLSAGVPLMDVATWLGHADGGVLALRVYGHTDPKDLGRAAAALAHP, from the coding sequence ATGGCACGGAAGCGTGGGGAACCGACTGACTACCCGGGGATCGAGAAAGTTGAAAGTCCTAGATTCAAACGTGGATTCGGGTACCGAGCCCGCGCGAACGCCCGCCACACCGGCGCGGGGCAACCCGAGCAGACCTTCGCCACGCTCGACGAGGCCAAGAAATGGAAGGCCTCCCTCGAAACCAAGGTGGCGGAGGGAACCTTCGTCGGCAAGAGCCCCTTGACCGTCGCCGAAGCTATCGAACAATGGCTCAAGGGCCAACGGGGTGAGCGAAACACGCGCGCCGCCAGGGAGGCTGCACTCGCGCCGGTGGTCAAGCAGTACGGCAAGCTTCGCGCCCAGGCAATCACCAAACACCACGTCGAGCAGCTCCTCGACGCCTTGGTCGGAGGCAGGATCGACGGCGTCCAGGACCGCTCCGCCAGGTACACAAACGTGACAAGGTCAAAATGGTCGTCGTGCTGGGAAGACCTTGTGGCACAGGGCGTCCTCCCGCGCAATGTCGTCGCGCTCGTGAAGCCACTCAAGGAAACGGAGCCGACTGACGAAACTACCGGCAGCGGTGACGCGATTGATGAGTCACGACGGCTCACCGACGAGCAGATCACGGCGCTCGTCAAGGCTCACGCGCCCTATACGACCACCTCTGAACTAAGTGGACACGCGGTGCGCTCCGAGCGGTCACGCCTCCGGCGAGGAGTGTTCGTGGAGCTAGCCCTCCTGGGACTCCGTCGTGCTGAACTTGCGGGGCTTAGGTGGTCAGCGATCAGCGGGCTTCACGGGAAGGCCGCGACCCTCAGCATCGTCCGCACCAGGGTCGCTGCCAGCGGCCTGATCGAGGAGAAGAGGAAGGGCAAGACGGGGGCAGCGCGACGCACGCTCCTACTGCCCCCGTCCGCCGCGGAGGCGCTCCGTCGACATCAGCTCGTCCAGATAGAGGACAAGAAGCGCTCCGGGGCGCGCTGGCGAGGGGACAAGGACCTGGCGATCCTCACGGTCGACAACGGAGCCGCAGTGTCCCCGCGCACCCTCGACGACTGGTGGCACGCCGCCATGGATGCAGCGGGGATCAACGGCTACCGGCTCCACGACATGAGGCACACCTGCGCATCCCGGCTCTTGAGCGCGGGAGTCCCGCTGATGGACGTGGCAACCTGGCTGGGCCACGCCGACGGTGGGGTGCTGGCTCTCCGCGTCTACGGGCACACCGACCCGAAGGACCTCGGTCGCGCCGCCGCAGCTCTTGCACACCCCTGA
- a CDS encoding LysE family translocator: MEPAALAAAFGAGILAGLGVVLPLGAVGVMLLHEGASRGWRRAVPAAAGVGTADLIFAVLALAAGSVLAPLVAQWGRWPAAVGGVLLLVVAALMVRTAFRPVAEESDGAEPAGAGSGWARYAMFFGLTAVNPFPLVYFGAIAVGLGEGLHRPPVATAFAIGVGIASLGWNLVLIGLGAVLRARSTARMRRIATAVGGAIVAVCAVVILVAAFV, encoded by the coding sequence GTGGAACCGGCGGCGCTGGCCGCTGCCTTCGGCGCGGGGATCCTCGCGGGCCTCGGGGTGGTCCTCCCGCTCGGTGCCGTCGGTGTGATGCTGCTCCACGAGGGCGCGTCCCGAGGCTGGCGGCGCGCCGTCCCCGCCGCCGCGGGTGTCGGTACCGCCGACTTGATCTTCGCCGTGCTCGCGCTCGCCGCCGGCTCGGTCCTGGCGCCGCTGGTCGCGCAGTGGGGGCGGTGGCCCGCCGCCGTCGGCGGCGTCCTCCTGCTCGTGGTCGCTGCGCTCATGGTGCGCACGGCCTTCCGGCCCGTCGCCGAGGAGTCCGACGGTGCCGAACCCGCCGGCGCGGGTTCCGGGTGGGCGCGGTACGCGATGTTCTTCGGGCTGACGGCGGTCAATCCCTTCCCGCTCGTGTACTTCGGCGCCATCGCCGTCGGCCTGGGGGAGGGGCTGCACCGGCCGCCGGTGGCGACGGCGTTCGCGATCGGCGTCGGGATCGCTTCGCTCGGCTGGAATCTGGTGCTCATCGGCCTGGGCGCGGTGCTGCGGGCGCGGTCGACCGCGCGGATGCGGCGGATCGCCACGGCCGTGGGCGGGGCGATCGTCGCGGTGTGCGCGGTGGTGATCCTGGTGGCCGCGTTCGTGTAG
- the wzt gene encoding galactan export ABC transporter ATP-binding subunit Wzt/RfbE, producing the protein MSVSIRTQDACVDFPVFDAKSRSLKRAVMGSAGGKVMADDNVVVVEALRNITMSLNEGDRVGLVGHNGAGKSTLLRLLAGIYEPTRGSALVKGRVAPVFDLGVGMDPEISGMENIIIRGLFLGQTRKSMLRKADEIAEFTELGDYLSMPLRTYSTGMRVRIALGVVTSIDPEILLLDEGIGAVDAEFMRKARKRLSALVERSGILVFASHSNEFLAQLCDRAMWIDHGEIRQEGGIEEVVTAYEGLDAGAQVRKVLDMLEAEDD; encoded by the coding sequence ATGAGCGTTTCCATTCGGACGCAGGACGCCTGCGTCGACTTCCCGGTGTTCGACGCGAAATCCCGCTCGCTCAAGCGCGCGGTCATGGGCTCGGCCGGCGGCAAGGTGATGGCCGACGACAACGTGGTCGTCGTCGAGGCGCTGCGCAACATCACCATGAGCCTCAACGAGGGCGATCGCGTGGGTCTGGTGGGCCACAACGGCGCCGGCAAGTCGACGCTGCTGCGCCTGCTCGCCGGGATCTACGAGCCCACCCGCGGCTCCGCGCTGGTCAAGGGGCGCGTGGCCCCCGTCTTCGACCTCGGCGTGGGCATGGACCCCGAGATCTCCGGCATGGAGAACATCATCATCCGCGGCCTCTTCCTGGGGCAGACCCGCAAGTCGATGCTGCGCAAGGCGGACGAGATCGCCGAGTTCACCGAGCTCGGCGACTACCTGTCGATGCCGCTGCGCACCTACTCCACCGGCATGCGCGTGCGCATCGCCCTCGGCGTGGTCACGTCGATCGACCCCGAGATCCTGCTGCTCGACGAGGGCATCGGCGCCGTCGACGCCGAGTTCATGCGCAAGGCCCGCAAGCGGCTCTCCGCGCTGGTGGAACGCTCCGGCATCCTCGTCTTCGCCTCGCACTCCAACGAGTTCCTCGCCCAGCTCTGCGACCGGGCCATGTGGATCGACCACGGCGAGATCCGGCAGGAGGGCGGCATCGAGGAGGTCGTCACCGCCTACGAGGGCCTCGACGCGGGCGCCCAGGTGCGCAAGGTGCTCGACATGCTCGAGGCCGAGGATGACTGA
- a CDS encoding NAD(P)H-quinone oxidoreductase, with translation MRAIGVDETTQDLRLIDLPVPDPGPGEVRIAVAATAVNRADLMQRRGLYPPPPGASPILGLEVSGTVDAAGPEVEGLAVGDEVGALLSGGGYAEYAIAPATQCLPVPVGVALVDAAALPEVACTVHSNVVTEAGLRAGETLLIHGGGSGIGTHAIQLGKALGATVAVTVGSEYKAQRCRELGADIVIDYHDEDFAEILRDRADVILDIMGAKYLPRNIDALAPHGRLVIIGMQGGVEGTLNIGALLAKRGRVSATNLRGRPATGPHSKAEVVAAVRAQVWPLLADGAVRPVVSARLPLADAAAAHDLLNSPESVGKVLLTP, from the coding sequence ATGAGGGCGATCGGCGTCGACGAAACCACGCAGGACCTGCGGCTCATCGACCTCCCGGTTCCCGATCCCGGCCCGGGCGAGGTACGGATCGCGGTCGCGGCGACGGCGGTCAACCGCGCCGACCTCATGCAGCGCCGCGGGCTCTATCCGCCGCCGCCCGGCGCGAGCCCGATCCTGGGCCTCGAGGTCTCGGGCACCGTCGACGCCGCCGGACCGGAGGTCGAGGGGCTCGCCGTGGGCGACGAGGTGGGCGCGCTCCTGTCCGGCGGCGGCTACGCCGAGTACGCGATCGCGCCCGCCACCCAGTGCCTGCCCGTCCCCGTCGGGGTCGCCCTCGTCGACGCGGCGGCGCTCCCCGAGGTCGCCTGCACCGTCCACTCCAACGTCGTCACCGAGGCCGGCCTGCGCGCCGGCGAGACGCTCCTGATCCACGGCGGCGGCAGCGGCATCGGCACCCACGCCATCCAGCTCGGCAAGGCCCTCGGCGCGACCGTGGCCGTCACCGTCGGCTCGGAGTACAAGGCGCAGCGCTGCCGCGAGCTGGGTGCCGACATCGTGATCGACTACCACGACGAGGATTTCGCGGAGATCCTGCGGGACCGGGCCGACGTGATCCTCGACATCATGGGCGCGAAGTACCTGCCCCGCAACATCGATGCCCTCGCCCCGCACGGCCGGCTCGTGATCATCGGCATGCAGGGCGGCGTCGAGGGAACGCTGAACATCGGTGCGCTGCTGGCGAAGCGGGGCCGGGTCAGCGCCACGAACCTGCGGGGCCGCCCCGCGACCGGACCGCACAGCAAGGCCGAGGTGGTGGCCGCGGTCCGCGCGCAGGTCTGGCCCCTCCTCGCCGACGGTGCCGTGCGCCCCGTCGTCTCCGCGCGCCTCCCGCTCGCCGACGCGGCCGCCGCCCACGACCTCCTGAACTCCCCCGAGTCCGTCGGAAAGGTGCTCCTGACCCCATGA
- the wzm gene encoding galactan export ABC transporter permease subunit Wzm/RfbD yields the protein MPVDSPHAAQPAPLVSDSRTFSRAIRDLVDGATVHRELWLELGWQDIKQRYRRSVIGPFWITIATGVTASALALLWSVLLGADVKTLLPQLTVGFVLWAFIQSSIIDGAEVFIANEGLIKQLPAPLSVHVYRLVWRHMLFLAHNMIIVVIVLAIFPPKQWSWTQLSVIPAFAMLAITGVWVSMFFGILATRFRDIAPLLTALTQLLFYITPVVWTLDTVPGGNSERAQLVKLNPLYHYLELVRGPLTGKPFDPQHWYVVIGCTIVGLALTLVLMKQFRSRVAYWV from the coding sequence GTGCCCGTCGATAGCCCCCACGCCGCCCAACCGGCGCCCCTCGTCTCGGACTCGCGCACCTTCTCGCGCGCGATCCGCGACCTGGTCGACGGCGCCACCGTGCATCGCGAGCTCTGGCTCGAGCTGGGCTGGCAGGACATCAAGCAGCGCTACCGCCGGTCGGTGATCGGCCCGTTCTGGATCACGATCGCCACCGGCGTCACCGCCAGCGCGCTCGCGCTGCTGTGGTCGGTCCTGCTCGGCGCCGACGTGAAGACGCTGCTGCCGCAGCTCACCGTCGGCTTCGTGCTGTGGGCCTTCATCCAGAGCTCGATCATCGACGGCGCCGAGGTCTTCATCGCCAACGAGGGCCTGATCAAACAGCTGCCCGCGCCGCTCTCGGTGCACGTCTACCGGCTGGTGTGGCGGCACATGCTCTTCCTGGCCCACAACATGATCATCGTGGTGATCGTGCTGGCGATCTTCCCGCCGAAGCAGTGGTCGTGGACGCAGCTCAGCGTGATCCCCGCGTTCGCCATGCTGGCGATCACCGGTGTGTGGGTCTCGATGTTCTTCGGCATCCTCGCCACCCGGTTCCGCGACATCGCGCCGCTGCTCACCGCCCTGACGCAGCTGCTCTTCTACATCACCCCCGTCGTGTGGACCCTGGACACGGTGCCCGGCGGCAACAGCGAGCGCGCCCAGCTGGTGAAGCTGAACCCGCTGTACCACTACCTGGAGCTCGTCCGCGGGCCGCTCACCGGCAAGCCCTTCGATCCCCAGCACTGGTACGTGGTGATCGGGTGCACGATCGTCGGCCTGGCGCTGACCCTCGTGCTGATGAAGCAGTTCCGTTCCCGAGTCGCGTATTGGGTGTGA
- a CDS encoding bacterial proteasome activator family protein → MSDRNEVEIIPAGADTGAAGGADEPDNAAEELHGMVEQPAKVMRIGTMIKQLLEEVRAAPLDEASRARLKDIHRTSIKELEDGLSPDLQAELERLALPFTDDSTPSDAELRIAQAQLVGWLEGLFHGIQTALFAQQMAARAQLEQMRQGALPPAMTPGPESQTGHGQYL, encoded by the coding sequence ATGAGCGATCGCAACGAGGTGGAGATCATTCCTGCAGGAGCGGACACCGGCGCGGCCGGAGGTGCGGACGAACCGGACAACGCCGCGGAGGAGTTGCACGGCATGGTCGAGCAGCCCGCGAAGGTGATGCGCATCGGCACGATGATCAAGCAGCTCCTCGAGGAGGTGCGCGCCGCGCCGCTCGACGAGGCCAGCCGCGCCCGGCTCAAGGACATCCACCGGACGTCGATCAAGGAGCTGGAGGACGGGCTCTCCCCCGACCTGCAGGCCGAGCTCGAACGCCTCGCGCTGCCCTTCACCGACGACTCGACCCCGTCGGACGCGGAGCTGCGGATCGCCCAGGCGCAGCTCGTCGGCTGGCTGGAGGGCCTGTTCCACGGCATCCAGACCGCCCTCTTCGCCCAGCAGATGGCGGCACGGGCCCAGCTCGAGCAGATGCGACAGGGCGCCCTTCCCCCGGCCATGACCCCGGGCCCGGAGTCGCAGACGGGCCACGGGCAGTACCTGTGA
- a CDS encoding YfjI family protein: MTESEALDVKRRRDDVEKARKRAVLDRGHSVEAVITANEIARIRTELAAEMDEARADDAAEAEAARYVAMFGEVFDGPPVPFRRPNPIPEFPVDAMPQVVAEMVSAVAEDTQTDPAMAGSVALGVLAAVAAGFADIEIRRGWREPMTLFTIPVAGPGERKSAVLSAFSSPLRAAERDLNQARDGDRVRAETERGIAEAAASKAATIAAQDRTNTVALTEAEAEAAATAAAAIEVPAALRLVADDTTPEAAASLMVEQGGRLAILSAEGGFFDTLSGRYSRGVPNIDFALKGHAGDSLRVDRRGRSESIERAYLSMLLMVQPDVIDSLSANRAFRGRGLIARMLFALPVSRVGRRDIDSAPVPEFVQARYVRRIKDLVCAFVTRDGSAGPLVLTLDDAAAAAFRAVRVEVESSLGQGDLDSIQDWGSKYPGAVARIAGLLHLVEHGPAGQHLPVGVEAMTSAIMIGEYFRACAGEVLGGMGQDPSRADAEYLLDVAERLYSEGSHPFKRRELQRGAKSRLKTAAELDAAITLLVDHGFIAAVGGGERTAGRSSSPEYALNPRRPRGQKGQKGQKSEVAA, translated from the coding sequence ATGACCGAATCCGAGGCGTTGGACGTCAAGAGGCGTCGCGACGATGTGGAGAAGGCCCGCAAGCGAGCCGTGCTTGATCGCGGGCACTCCGTCGAAGCTGTGATCACGGCGAATGAGATCGCGCGGATCCGGACCGAGCTGGCGGCAGAGATGGACGAGGCTCGGGCGGATGACGCCGCCGAAGCCGAGGCCGCTCGGTACGTCGCCATGTTCGGTGAGGTCTTCGACGGACCGCCCGTGCCTTTCCGGCGCCCGAACCCCATTCCCGAGTTCCCGGTGGACGCGATGCCACAGGTGGTGGCGGAGATGGTCTCGGCGGTCGCCGAAGATACCCAGACCGATCCGGCCATGGCCGGATCGGTCGCGCTCGGTGTGCTCGCTGCCGTCGCCGCCGGGTTCGCGGACATCGAGATCCGCCGAGGTTGGCGGGAGCCGATGACGCTCTTCACGATCCCCGTCGCCGGTCCGGGCGAGCGGAAGAGTGCGGTGCTGTCGGCATTCAGCTCGCCGCTGCGCGCGGCCGAGCGGGACCTGAACCAGGCTCGGGACGGTGACCGCGTGCGGGCCGAGACGGAGAGGGGGATCGCGGAGGCGGCAGCATCGAAGGCCGCGACCATCGCGGCCCAGGACCGCACGAACACAGTCGCGCTGACCGAGGCCGAGGCCGAGGCTGCGGCGACGGCGGCAGCGGCTATCGAGGTTCCCGCGGCTCTCCGGCTCGTCGCGGATGACACGACGCCGGAAGCGGCCGCGTCGCTCATGGTTGAGCAGGGAGGCCGCCTCGCGATCCTCAGCGCGGAAGGGGGGTTCTTCGATACCCTCTCCGGTCGCTACTCGCGAGGCGTCCCGAACATCGACTTCGCCCTCAAAGGCCATGCCGGAGACTCGCTTCGGGTCGACCGCCGTGGAAGGTCCGAGTCCATCGAGCGCGCCTACCTCTCGATGCTGCTCATGGTCCAGCCGGATGTCATTGACTCGCTCTCGGCGAACCGCGCCTTCCGGGGGCGAGGGCTGATCGCGCGGATGCTGTTCGCGCTTCCCGTGTCCCGGGTCGGTCGGCGGGACATCGACTCCGCCCCTGTTCCGGAGTTTGTGCAGGCTCGATACGTCCGTCGTATCAAGGACCTCGTGTGCGCCTTTGTAACCCGCGATGGATCCGCGGGTCCGCTCGTGCTCACGCTCGACGATGCCGCGGCGGCGGCGTTCCGCGCGGTGCGAGTAGAGGTTGAATCCTCTCTCGGGCAGGGGGATCTCGATTCCATCCAGGACTGGGGCTCCAAGTACCCGGGTGCGGTCGCGCGGATCGCTGGCCTCCTTCACCTCGTGGAACACGGCCCGGCTGGTCAGCATCTGCCCGTCGGAGTCGAGGCGATGACCAGCGCGATCATGATCGGGGAGTATTTCCGGGCCTGCGCGGGAGAGGTCCTCGGGGGTATGGGGCAGGATCCGTCGCGCGCCGATGCGGAGTACTTGCTCGATGTCGCTGAGCGGCTGTACTCCGAAGGCTCGCACCCCTTCAAGCGTCGGGAGCTCCAGCGAGGGGCGAAGTCGCGGTTGAAGACCGCCGCGGAACTCGACGCCGCGATCACGCTTCTCGTGGATCACGGGTTCATTGCGGCGGTCGGTGGTGGTGAGCGGACCGCGGGGCGCTCGTCGTCCCCCGAGTATGCGCTGAACCCACGCCGTCCCCGGGGACAGAAGGGACAGAAGGGACAGAAGTCCGAGGTGGCCGCTTGA
- a CDS encoding helix-turn-helix transcriptional regulator has protein sequence MTDLAAIVAKAVADALDGVRHPDDILTEQETADALRINVLTLRELRKRGEAPSPRQVGRSFLYRRGDVDAWFDSHAVAS, from the coding sequence ATGACCGACCTCGCCGCCATCGTCGCCAAGGCCGTCGCGGACGCGCTCGACGGTGTCCGACACCCCGACGACATCCTCACCGAACAGGAGACGGCCGACGCCTTGCGCATCAACGTCCTGACCCTTCGGGAACTCCGAAAGCGGGGGGAAGCGCCGAGCCCGCGACAGGTGGGGCGCTCGTTCCTCTACCGCCGCGGCGATGTCGACGCCTGGTTCGATTCCCACGCCGTCGCCAGCTAG
- a CDS encoding 3-hydroxyacyl-CoA dehydrogenase — protein sequence MDLKNKTALVTGGASGLGLATVTRLVAGGARVVALDLPSADTSALAALGDAVRFAPADVTDEAAVQAAVDLANDEGTLAIVVNCAGIGNAIKTTGKKGAFPLDAFSKVISVNLIGTFNVIRLAATAIAENALDGEERGVIVNTASVAAFDGQIGQAAYSASKGGVVGMTLPIARDLASLAIRVVTIAPGLFLTPLLGTLPEEARASLGAQVPHPARLGDPSEYADLVVAIVGNPMLNGETIRLDGAIRMAPR from the coding sequence ATGGACCTGAAGAACAAGACCGCGCTCGTCACGGGCGGCGCCTCCGGCCTGGGCCTGGCGACGGTGACCCGTCTCGTCGCCGGCGGCGCCCGGGTCGTCGCGCTCGACCTGCCGAGTGCCGATACCTCGGCCCTCGCCGCGCTCGGCGACGCTGTGCGCTTCGCCCCCGCGGACGTGACCGACGAGGCGGCGGTGCAGGCGGCCGTCGACCTCGCCAACGACGAGGGCACCCTCGCGATCGTGGTGAACTGCGCCGGCATCGGTAACGCGATCAAGACCACGGGCAAGAAGGGCGCGTTCCCGCTCGACGCCTTCTCGAAGGTGATTTCCGTGAACCTGATCGGCACGTTCAACGTGATCCGGTTGGCCGCCACCGCGATCGCCGAGAACGCGCTCGACGGCGAGGAGCGCGGCGTCATCGTCAACACCGCGTCCGTCGCGGCCTTCGACGGCCAGATCGGCCAGGCCGCGTACTCGGCGTCGAAGGGCGGCGTCGTGGGCATGACGTTGCCGATTGCCCGCGATCTCGCCTCGCTGGCGATCCGCGTCGTCACCATCGCTCCCGGCCTGTTCCTCACGCCGCTGCTCGGCACGCTGCCCGAGGAGGCCCGCGCCTCCCTCGGCGCGCAGGTGCCCCACCCGGCCAGGCTCGGCGATCCGTCGGAGTACGCCGACCTCGTCGTCGCCATCGTCGGCAACCCGATGCTCAACGGCGAGACCATCCGCCTCGACGGCGCCATCCGCATGGCCCCGCGCTGA
- a CDS encoding cysteine desulfurase-like protein, whose amino-acid sequence MNTFSEGQGAPGRASTAVAVSAFDVARVRGLYPALGDGWIHFDPQAGAQIPGAVSSAVANAFRGFVSNPYGIYAAAAHTRSIVQAARVAVADLVGGKPEGVVLGPSREQLLNSLAESLSARLGLGSEIVLCRLDDDANQSPWLRVADRGGGRVRWVEADIETGEVPAWQFEELAGPSTSVIAVPYASSTIGTVIDVAAAAQAAHRVGALLVVDATSAAPYELLDIERLGADVLLVSANRWGGPQVAAMAFRDPSLFGRLRAVNPDRTLTGPERFELGEHQYAMLAGLIASIDHLAGLDESSVGTRRDRLEHSMFGLRQYQQRLLFYLLNSLASAPQVAIIGRAERRVPTVSFTMPGVPAAKAAKRLADNGVCALSNVPSRYFAGLGVPEYGGAVTVGLAPYSTPYDVDQLVRALASLG is encoded by the coding sequence GTGAACACGTTCTCAGAAGGCCAGGGTGCACCCGGCCGGGCATCGACTGCGGTTGCGGTATCCGCATTCGACGTTGCCCGCGTCCGGGGGCTTTACCCTGCCCTGGGAGATGGGTGGATCCACTTCGATCCCCAGGCCGGTGCGCAGATCCCGGGAGCGGTCTCCTCGGCGGTCGCGAACGCCTTCCGCGGATTCGTGAGCAATCCCTACGGCATCTACGCCGCGGCCGCCCACACCCGCTCGATCGTGCAGGCCGCCCGCGTCGCCGTGGCGGACCTGGTGGGCGGCAAGCCCGAGGGCGTGGTGCTCGGGCCCAGCCGGGAGCAGTTGCTCAACTCACTCGCGGAATCGCTGAGCGCGCGCCTCGGGCTCGGCTCGGAGATCGTGCTGTGCCGCCTGGACGACGACGCGAACCAGTCGCCCTGGCTCCGCGTCGCGGACCGTGGCGGCGGGCGGGTGCGCTGGGTCGAGGCCGACATCGAGACCGGCGAGGTCCCGGCATGGCAGTTCGAGGAGCTCGCCGGGCCCAGCACCTCGGTGATCGCGGTCCCGTACGCCTCGTCGACCATCGGCACCGTCATCGACGTGGCCGCGGCCGCGCAGGCGGCGCACCGGGTGGGCGCGCTGCTCGTGGTGGACGCGACGAGCGCCGCGCCGTACGAGCTGCTCGACATCGAACGGCTCGGCGCCGACGTGCTGCTCGTCAGCGCGAACCGCTGGGGCGGCCCGCAGGTGGCCGCGATGGCCTTCCGTGATCCGTCGCTGTTCGGCCGGCTGCGCGCCGTGAACCCCGACCGCACCCTCACCGGCCCGGAGCGGTTCGAGCTGGGCGAGCACCAGTACGCCATGCTCGCGGGGCTCATCGCCTCGATCGATCACCTCGCGGGCCTCGACGAGTCCTCCGTCGGTACCCGGCGCGATCGGCTGGAGCACTCGATGTTCGGCCTGCGCCAGTACCAGCAGCGGCTCCTGTTCTACTTGCTCAACTCCCTGGCCTCCGCGCCGCAGGTGGCGATCATCGGCCGCGCCGAGCGCCGGGTGCCCACCGTCTCCTTCACGATGCCGGGCGTGCCGGCGGCCAAGGCCGCCAAGCGCCTCGCGGACAACGGCGTGTGCGCCCTGTCGAACGTGCCCAGCCGGTACTTCGCCGGCCTGGGCGTGCCCGAGTACGGGGGTGCCGTCACCGTCGGCCTCGCGCCCTATTCGACCCCGTACGACGTGGATCAGCTGGTCCGCGCCCTCGCCTCCCTGGGTTAG